A single window of Octopus sinensis unplaced genomic scaffold, ASM634580v1 Contig10815, whole genome shotgun sequence DNA harbors:
- the LOC115228550 gene encoding ankyrin repeat domain-containing protein 6-like, with protein sequence MSKIVRCDSSGRTALHFAATKNNVDMMVILIEFDSSVINKCDKMVINALNIVEGNTALHYSCAVGSAEHVKVLLVHSADVTVQNLAGNTALHVACMNNNYDVVELLIASKCDVNVLNNEKYVFPHLYFQSALHYVMKMSPSVYKALVDSSASILPTVVC encoded by the coding sequence ATGTCAAAAATTGTGAGGTGTGACTCCAGTGGGAGGACTGCACTTCATTTTGCAGCCACAAAGAACAATGTAGATATGATGGTCATTCTTATTGAATTTGATTCATCTGTGATTAATAAGTGTGATAAAATGGTTATAAATGCATTGAATATTGTTGAGGGTAACACTGCATTGCACTACTCCTGTGCTGTTGGGTCGGCTGAACATGTTAAAGTCCTCCTTGTCCATTCTGCTGACGTCACTGTTCAGAATTTGGCGGGAAATACAGCATTGCACGTggcatgtatgaataataactatGATGTGGTGGAATTGCTTATTGCCAGCAAATGTGATGTGAATGTGCTCAATAATGAGAAATATGTATTCCCCCACCTGTACTTCCAGTCAGCACTGCACTACGTCATGAAAATGTCTCCCTCTGTCTATAAAGCCCTGGTTGACTCATCTGCCTCCATTTTGCCCACGGTGGTGTGCTAG